From [Flavobacterium] thermophilum:
GTTTGGCCTTGTCTGCGTATTGATTGTATGTCTAGTCGGCTATTCTTATTACGAAATTTCCAAACTGAACGGTACATATACCGATGTCATTGACAAACGGGTGCCGAATCTCGTCAACGTCAAGGAACTGGATGTGCTCATTCGCCGCCAAGTCGGCAGCATGCGCGGCTACTTGCTGACCGGAGATGAGACGTCGAAAGAAAATTTTGAGAAAGCACATGGGCAGTATAAGCAAACGAGTGAACAGCTCATGGCGACGTTGACGCGGGAGGAAACGAAACAGCTGCTGGCCGAATTGGACTTGCTTGAGCAACAGCTTTACGAGCTTGGGCAAAAAACGTTTGAATTGAAGGCGCAAAGCAAACCGGAGCAATATACCGCGCTCGTCATGACAACCGGGCGCGACATAACGAGCCAATTTGATCAAAAAATTAACGAGTTCGTTGCTTTGCAGCAACGGGAAGTAGATCAAGCGAGCCATGACGCGAGCGCATCAGCCGCTGCCGTTCGCCGGCTGATCATCATCGTCGGGGTGTTGGCGGTGGCGGCTGGAGCGACCTTCGGCTATTACATCAGCCGCTCGCTTTCCCGCCCGCTGCTCGCCTTGACGGAAGCGGCGAAGCGGATCGCCGCCGGCGATTTGACGGAGGCGAAAACCGGCGTCCGCAACCGCGACGAAATCGGCGAGCTGGCCGCTTCGTTTGAACAAATGGCGAAAAACTTGCGCAGCGTGCTGCAGGAAGTGGCGCAAAGTGCGGAGCAGGTGGCCGCTTCCTCAGAAGAGCTGGCGGCGAGCGCCGAGCAGACAAGCAAAGCGACCGAGCAGATCGCGATGACGATTCAAGACGTTGCTTCCGGTGTGGACAAGCAAATGCAAAGCGTGGAAGAAACGTCCGCCGCCGTCGATTCGATGTCTGAGAGAATCGAGCAAATTTCCGGACGGGCGCAAAGCGTGTCCGCCATCGCTGCTGAGGCGTCAAGACAAGCGGCTGAGGGCGGGCAAACGATCGAGGCGGGCGTCGCGCAAATGAACAAAGTGAACGATACGGTCGAGCGGCTGGCTGACCTCATTAAAGGGCTTGGCCACCGTTCCGAGCAAATCGGCTCGATCATCGAAGCAATCCGCAGCATCGCGGCGCAGACGAACTTGCTCGCCTTAAACGCCGCGATTGAGGCGGCGCGCGCCGGCGAGCACGGGCGCGGCTTTGCCGTCGTCGCCGATGAGGTGCGCAAACTCGCCGAGCAGTCGGCGGAATCGGCGCAGCAAATCGCCGAGCTGATCGCCGCTATTCAAGACGAAACGGCTCGTGCCGTCCAATCGATGGAGTCGGTCGTCCATGAGGTGGTGAGCGGAACGGGGGTCATTCGCGCTTCCGGGGAAACATTTGCCCGCATTCGCGCTGCCGTCGATGAAGTCGCTGTGCAAATTCGCGACGTATCGTCGGCGGTCAGCGAGATGGCCGCTTCTTCCGAGCAAATCGCCCGCTCTGTCCGGCTTGTCGCTGATGTGGCCGAATCGACGTCCGCCGGCGCCCAGGAAGTGTCGGCGGCGACCGAAGAACAGTTGGCGTCGATGGAGGAAATTTCGGCTTCGGCCGCGTCGTTGTCGAAAATGGCAGACGATTTGCAGTCGATTGTCAGCAAGTTTTCGTTGTGATGGCCATGGAGACGGCTGCTGCGGCAGCCGGCCCGTTTTGTGGCGGAAAAGGCGCCGATATAACACGATCATCACCATCCCAGCCTTAACAGCCCTCGGTATTGTTTATGCGCGGTCTCATTTGTGCGGAATAAACGACACGTTAAAAGAGTCAGCGCCAAGAAAAAGGGCGGAAAAGCAAAAGAGGCCTAGCGGACGGTGAAAGCCTTTTGCGGCGTTCACTTTTTTGGCGTTCGGCGCGGCAACGGAAAGAACGGCAATTTTTCGTGCTGTGATGTATAAAACGGCAGACAGATGGCGAAAACGTAGGAAAGAAATTGTTTCATGCGTTGCCGTTTTTATGTATAATGGTGGTTGATATGAGTTCAGCAATAGAAAGCAGTGGCGCACCATGGCAGAAAAAGTCGTTGTCATTGTCGGGCCGACGGCGGTCGGCAAAACGAGGCTCGGCATCGCCTTGGCGAAAAAGTTGGGCGGGGAGATCATCAGCGGCGATTCGATGCAAATTTACAAAGGAATGGACATCGGCACCGCGAAAGTAAAGCCGGATGAAATGGACGGGATTCCGCACCATTTGCTTGACATTAAAGAGCCGTGTGAACCGTTTTCCGTCGTTGAATTTCAGCGGCTTTGCCGCGCCCTCATCGCCGACATTTCCGCGCGCGGCCGGTTGCCGATCATCGTCGGCGGCACCGGGCTGTACATTCAGGCGGCCATTTACGACTACCAGTTTTCCGACGCTCCTTCCGACGAAGCGTACCGGCGGGCTCTTCGGCAGCTGGCGGCTGAACAAGGGGGCGAAGCGCTCCATCGGCAGCTTGAGGCGGTTGATCCGGAAAGTGCGGCGCGCATTCACCCGCGTAACGTCCGCCGCGTCATCCGCGCCTTGGAGGTGTATCACTCGACCGGAAAACCGTTCAGCGAATGGCAGCGAGGCCAACAAAAACAGCTGTTGTATGAAGCGGCCATCATTGGGCTGACGGCGGAGCGGAGCGTGCTTTACCGGCGGATCAACGAGCGGGTCGATCAAATGATTGCCGAAGGGTTGGTGGACGAGGCGAGAGCGCTTTACGACCGCGGCTTTCGCGATTGCCAGGCGGTGCAGGCGATTGGCTACAAAGAGCTGTACGATTATTTTGACGGCCGCGTCTCCCTGGAGGAAGCGGTCGAGCAGCTGAAGCAAAATTCACGCCGTTATGCGAAGCGACAGCTGACATGGTTTCGCAACCAAATGCCGGTCG
This genomic window contains:
- the miaA gene encoding tRNA dimethylallyltransferase, with product MAEKVVVIVGPTAVGKTRLGIALAKKLGGEIISGDSMQIYKGMDIGTAKVKPDEMDGIPHHLLDIKEPCEPFSVVEFQRLCRALIADISARGRLPIIVGGTGLYIQAAIYDYQFSDAPSDEAYRRALRQLAAEQGGEALHRQLEAVDPESAARIHPRNVRRVIRALEVYHSTGKPFSEWQRGQQKQLLYEAAIIGLTAERSVLYRRINERVDQMIAEGLVDEARALYDRGFRDCQAVQAIGYKELYDYFDGRVSLEEAVEQLKQNSRRYAKRQLTWFRNQMPVEWFDMTDAKMFAARVEEIFRYIAGKLRLEANI
- the mcpB_1 gene encoding H3 gives rise to the protein MNMKMTVRRKLLAGFGLVCVLIVCLVGYSYYEISKLNGTYTDVIDKRVPNLVNVKELDVLIRRQVGSMRGYLLTGDETSKENFEKAHGQYKQTSEQLMATLTREETKQLLAELDLLEQQLYELGQKTFELKAQSKPEQYTALVMTTGRDITSQFDQKINEFVALQQREVDQASHDASASAAAVRRLIIIVGVLAVAAGATFGYYISRSLSRPLLALTEAAKRIAAGDLTEAKTGVRNRDEIGELAASFEQMAKNLRSVLQEVAQSAEQVAASSEELAASAEQTSKATEQIAMTIQDVASGVDKQMQSVEETSAAVDSMSERIEQISGRAQSVSAIAAEASRQAAEGGQTIEAGVAQMNKVNDTVERLADLIKGLGHRSEQIGSIIEAIRSIAAQTNLLALNAAIEAARAGEHGRGFAVVADEVRKLAEQSAESAQQIAELIAAIQDETARAVQSMESVVHEVVSGTGVIRASGETFARIRAAVDEVAVQIRDVSSAVSEMAASSEQIARSVRLVADVAESTSAGAQEVSAATEEQLASMEEISASAASLSKMADDLQSIVSKFSL